AAGCATCTTAAAGTTGATGGGCTATTGTTTGCTCAAATGATTCGTGAAGGGGCAAAAAACTTAACTAAACATGTCAAGGTGGTTGACTCCTTGAATGTGTTTCCTGTTCCAGATGGAGATACAGGGACGAACATGAATCTTTCATTTACTTCTGGTGTGAATGAAATGAATAAGGTGACGTCTGCCGATATCTCTGCGGTAACGAAAGCGCTTTCCAGAGGGCTTTTGATGGGGGCAAGAGGGAATTCAGGTGTTATTTTATCTCAGCTTTTTCGCGGCTTTTCCAAAAATGTTGAGACTGAGCGTGAGCTGAATGCGAAGCAGTTTGCTGTAGCGTTGAAAAAAGGGGTGGAAACAGCGTATAAGGCTGTGATGAAGCCTGTTGAAGGGACAATCCTTACCGTTTCGAAGGATGCCGCCAATGCTGCTGAAAAAATAGTAAAACAGACAGATGACATTATGGTCGTGATGGAGACAGTTCTCCAAGAGGCGAAGGATTCCCTAAAGCGTACTCCAGATTTATTACCTATCCTGAAACAGGTGGGAGTAGTGGATTCTGGTGGTCAAGGATTAGTCTACGTCTATGAAGGATTTATGGCTGCTCTTAAAGGGGAAACCATTGATGATGAATCCTCTGTTGCTCCAGCACAAGGCTACGATGTGAAGGAGAATAAAGAGGAGCATGTTCGCGACGAGGTTGCGGAAATGATGGCAGCTGGCGTTCTATCTGTAGAGGATATAGAGTTCGGCTACTGTACGGAATTTATGATTAAGCTTGACGCTAAAAGGAAGTCCTATTTTAACGAAGCTCATTTTAGAGGGCAGATGAATCAGTTTGGAGATTCCCTACTGGTTATTTCTGATGATGAGCTAGTGAAGGTACATATCCATGCGGAGGAGCTATCTAAGGTCATGGAGCTTGCTCAAAGCTACGGTGGCTTAATGAATATTAAAATTGAGAACATGCGTGAGCAGTTCTTAAGTATCGCGGAAGCTCAGGATGGACAGCCTGCCGAGCAACAAAGTACAGCAAGTACCGCGGCGGCTCAAGAGGCAAAGGACTATGGGTTAATAGCGGTTGCCATGGGTGATGGCATAGGAAAAATGTTCAAGGGCTTAGGGGTTGATGTGGTCATCCAAGGTGGTCAAACGATGAACCCTAGCACAGAGGATTTTGTGAAGGCGATAGAGCAACTAAACGCAAAAGAAATTATAATT
This portion of the Bacillus horti genome encodes:
- a CDS encoding DAK2 domain-containing protein; the encoded protein is MIREGAKNLTKHVKVVDSLNVFPVPDGDTGTNMNLSFTSGVNEMNKVTSADISAVTKALSRGLLMGARGNSGVILSQLFRGFSKNVETERELNAKQFAVALKKGVETAYKAVMKPVEGTILTVSKDAANAAEKIVKQTDDIMVVMETVLQEAKDSLKRTPDLLPILKQVGVVDSGGQGLVYVYEGFMAALKGETIDDESSVAPAQGYDVKENKEEHVRDEVAEMMAAGVLSVEDIEFGYCTEFMIKLDAKRKSYFNEAHFRGQMNQFGDSLLVISDDELVKVHIHAEELSKVMELAQSYGGLMNIKIENMREQFLSIAEAQDGQPAEQQSTASTAAAQEAKDYGLIAVAMGDGIGKMFKGLGVDVVIQGGQTMNPSTEDFVKAIEQLNAKEIIILPNNSNIILAAEQSADLVDASVTVIPTKNVPQAMTALLHFNPDVSIDVNQKRMLDAKNHIKSGQVTFAVRDTEIDGVQIRKDDFMGIFDGKIVTTAPDADTTVKQLLEKMIDDESEVVTVIIGDGVEEDQAETLVDELEGQFDHVEIEVHQGGQPLYAYIVSVE